From a single Oreochromis niloticus isolate F11D_XX linkage group LG4, O_niloticus_UMD_NMBU, whole genome shotgun sequence genomic region:
- the LOC100707003 gene encoding uncharacterized protein LOC100707003 isoform X1: MEGRGPRRSPQILLSDDDSGLWMKMDSNHVSNHTESPSATSGERPQDEITMTSAAPTAIMRYCSVMDDEGADDVFIPQPPPPPPRTATSLPAEKSTGATASKSGVTLSVDATEAEANPRGLDLPHSEEQLMVARNELDEEVTASTVQLSMANISNEQDSSPPTYQEQQSMDVTGCLMETSYDTDGRPYGNNATEDDKPEDIVIISEEQGNCWEANTEEDNYPKQTHSENQIHLDKEGDKIKHKDTGDFDETDSKLLRESIAIESVEANSDDDFKLCKCNQNRTNTATSQTQAADFQADTDKDNEEHDDRTSLDYNLIKYDCVRKESGSTEMQVLSSSKGSEERETMGEQEDGSRKISTDIQQGEQLLHRLQLVQLRHDVKMSENPHTQQQAVTMDDKKGMFGTETENIPGEEEREEGRFETLKDVEEKVSLMEKENNEDKDIQTKARTSSSTIPGESEEDQIIVRIDPSDSNDNQSDSWDPADLSPSNPHETSNEIPFLSTGHRFSAAETSMERQLHEAAQGKQKLQRAGGIFNLAENPDVLEIPFKTDISLESLTTKVGTSQCNEWQFSEQKMLKEISQDIQRELVLVNQGKIPGGYSKGEIRQLKETKLLFEAFQQDNPEGPTRHRKSPTTLRKGQIYPSVLERTRSLEMFSLKTCPVSRAHSLRLYQSANLEKEKSPDSIRSKSPTGGSRDKTRLSPYPKQDKHIRLYRSMDSISNDVSTLAVEGKAKAANANKESSILKQNPFFKLRPALALQPEVEKDIREAKEREEELRKQRRTLYGEKRQNSEDEQKSQTLPADIRKQSRGKLERVWPPPSKKDQIKLEQIEQEPKVHRAGGQKASLWQRWESGLINGKPSKEKK, encoded by the exons caaccacctcctcctccacctcgcACGGCTACATCGCTGCCAGCAGAGAAAAGCACAGGTGCAACAGCAAGTAAGTCTGGTGTGACCCTTTCAGTTGACGCAACAGAGGCTGAAGCTAATCCAAGAGGCTTAGACTTGCCTCATAGTGAGGAGCAGTTAATGGTAGCACGAAACGAGCTGGATGAAGAGGTGACTGCAAGTACGGTGCAGTTGTCTATGGCCAACATATCCAATGAACAAGACTCCTCTCCACCAACTTATCAAGAACAGCAATCCATGGACGTGACTGGTTGTCTGATGGAAACTAGTTATGATACAGATGGAAGACCTTACGGGAATAACGCAACAGAGGATGACAAACCTGAGGACATTGTAATTATAAGTGAAGAACAGGGAAACTGCTGGGAAGCCAATACAGAGGAAGACAATTacccaaaacaaacacattctgAGAATCAGATCCATTTAGACAAAGaaggagacaaaataaaacacaaggacacTGGTGATTTTGATGAAACAGACTCAAAACTATTAAGAGAAAGTATAGCTATTGAGAGTGTGGAGGCAAATTCTGATGATGATTTCAAGCTCTGCAAATGCAACCAAAACAGGACCAATACAGCAACCAGTCAGACACAGGCTGCTGACTTCCAAGCAGATACGGACAAAGACAATGAAGAGCATGATGACCGTACATCTTTGGACTATAACCTCATAAAGTATGACTGTGTGAGGAAAGAAAGCGGCAGCACAGAAATGCAAGTGCTATCCAGCTCCAAAGGTTCTGAAGAAAGAGAGACAATGGGGGAGCAAGAGGATGGAAGTAGGAAAATATCTACTGATATCCAACAAGGTGAGCAACTGCTTCATCGTCTGCAGCTGGTACAGCTACGACATGATGTGAAAATGTCAGAGAACCCTCATACCCAACAGCAGGCTGTCACGATGGATGACAAAAAGGGCATGTTTGGGACTGAAACAGAGAATATACCTGGTGAAGAAGAGAGGGAAGAAGGCAGATTTGAAACTCTCAAGGACGTGGAAGAAAAGGTGAGCCTGatggaaaaggaaaataatgaGGACAAAGACATTCAAACAAAAGCAAGGACATCTTCATCCACAATTCCAGGAGAGTCAGAAGAAGACCAGATTATTGTCAGAATAGATCCGAGTGACTCTAATGACAATCAGAGTGATAGCTGGGATCCTGCAGATTTGTCTCCCAGTAACCCTCACGAAACTTCTAATGAAATTCCATTTCTGTCCACTGGACACCGATTTTCAGCAGCTGAAACCTCCATGGAGAGGCAGCTCCATGAGGCAGCCCAGGGGAagcagaagctgcagagagctgGGGGTATTTTCAATCTTGCAGAAAATCCAGATGTGCTGGAGATTCCCTTTAAGACAGATATCTCTCTTGAGTCACTTACTACCAAGGTAGGTACAAGCCAATGCAACGAGTGGCAATTCTCTGAACAGAAGATGCTCAAAGAGATAAGTCAGGATATTCAGAGAGAACTAGTGCTGGTCAATCAAGGTAAAATCCCAGGGGGGTACAGCAAAGGAGAGATCCGCcagttaaaagaaacaaaactgctgtttgaagccttccagcaggacaatccGGAGGGTCCAACAAGACACCGTAAATCCCCCACAACTCTGAGGAAAGGTCAGATTTACCCTTCAGTGCTAGAGCGCACACGTAGCCTTGAGATGTTTTCCCTCAAAACTTGTCCTGTTTCCAGAGCACATTCCCTCAGGCTGTACCAATCTGCAAACCTTGAGAAGGAAAAAAGTCCTGACAGCATCAGGTCAAAGAGCCCAACTGGGGGATCACGAGACAAAACTCGCTTATCCCCTTAcccaaaacaagacaaacacaTTCGCCTGTACAGAAGCATGGACTCTATAAGCAATGACGTCTCTACGTTAGCTGTGGAGGGTAAAGCAAAGGCAGCAAACGCAAACAAAGAGTCTTCAATCCTCAAGCAAAACCCATTCTTCAAGTTGCGTCCAGCTCTGGCTCTACAACCAGAGGTAGAGAAGGACATCCGAGAAGccaaagaaagagaagaggagCTGCGCAAACAGAGACGCACACTGTATGGAGAGAAGAGACAGAATAGTGAAGATGAACAAAAGTCACAAACACTCCCAGCAG ACATCAGGAAACAGTCACGGGGGAAACTGGAGCGGGTTTGGCCACCTCCTTCTAAAAAGGACCAGATAAAACTGGAGCAGATAGAG CAGGAGCCAAAAGTTCACCGAGCAGGAGGACAGAAAGCTTCTCTCTGGCAACGCTGGGAGTCCGGCCTGATCAACGGGAAGCcgtcaaaagaaaagaagtga
- the LOC100707003 gene encoding uncharacterized protein LOC100707003 isoform X2 has translation MEGRGPRRSPQILLSDDDSGLWMKMDSNHVSNHTESPSATSGERPQDEITMTSAAPTAIMRYCSVMDDEGADDVFIPQPPPPPPRTATSLPAEKSTGATASKSGVTLSVDATEAEANPRGLDLPHSEEQLMVARNELDEEVTASTVQLSMANISNEQDSSPPTYQEQQSMDVTGCLMETSYDTDGRPYGNNATEDDKPEDIVIISEEQGNCWEANTEEDNYPKQTHSENQIHLDKEGDKIKHKDTGDFDETDSKLLRESIAIESVEANSDDDFKLCKCNQNRTNTATSQTQAADFQADTDKDNEEHDDRTSLDYNLIKYDCVRKESGSTEMQVLSSSKGSEERETMGEQEDGSRKISTDIQQGEQLLHRLQLVQLRHDVKMSENPHTQQQAVTMDDKKGMFGTETENIPGEEEREEGRFETLKDVEEKVSLMEKENNEDKDIQTKARTSSSTIPGESEEDQIIVRIDPSDSNDNQSDSWDPADLSPSNPHETSNEIPFLSTGHRFSAAETSMERQLHEAAQGKQKLQRAGGIFNLAENPDVLEIPFKTDISLESLTTKVGTSQCNEWQFSEQKMLKEISQDIQRELVLVNQGKIPGGYSKGEIRQLKETKLLFEAFQQDNPEGPTRHRKSPTTLRKGQIYPSVLERTRSLEMFSLKTCPVSRAHSLRLYQSANLEKEKSPDSIRSKSPTGGSRDKTRLSPYPKQDKHIRLYRSMDSISNDVSTLAVEGKAKAANANKESSILKQNPFFKLRPALALQPEVEKDIREAKEREEELRKQRRTLYGEKRQNSEDEQKSQTLPADIRKQSRGKLERVWPPPSKKDQIKLEQIEEPKVHRAGGQKASLWQRWESGLINGKPSKEKK, from the exons caaccacctcctcctccacctcgcACGGCTACATCGCTGCCAGCAGAGAAAAGCACAGGTGCAACAGCAAGTAAGTCTGGTGTGACCCTTTCAGTTGACGCAACAGAGGCTGAAGCTAATCCAAGAGGCTTAGACTTGCCTCATAGTGAGGAGCAGTTAATGGTAGCACGAAACGAGCTGGATGAAGAGGTGACTGCAAGTACGGTGCAGTTGTCTATGGCCAACATATCCAATGAACAAGACTCCTCTCCACCAACTTATCAAGAACAGCAATCCATGGACGTGACTGGTTGTCTGATGGAAACTAGTTATGATACAGATGGAAGACCTTACGGGAATAACGCAACAGAGGATGACAAACCTGAGGACATTGTAATTATAAGTGAAGAACAGGGAAACTGCTGGGAAGCCAATACAGAGGAAGACAATTacccaaaacaaacacattctgAGAATCAGATCCATTTAGACAAAGaaggagacaaaataaaacacaaggacacTGGTGATTTTGATGAAACAGACTCAAAACTATTAAGAGAAAGTATAGCTATTGAGAGTGTGGAGGCAAATTCTGATGATGATTTCAAGCTCTGCAAATGCAACCAAAACAGGACCAATACAGCAACCAGTCAGACACAGGCTGCTGACTTCCAAGCAGATACGGACAAAGACAATGAAGAGCATGATGACCGTACATCTTTGGACTATAACCTCATAAAGTATGACTGTGTGAGGAAAGAAAGCGGCAGCACAGAAATGCAAGTGCTATCCAGCTCCAAAGGTTCTGAAGAAAGAGAGACAATGGGGGAGCAAGAGGATGGAAGTAGGAAAATATCTACTGATATCCAACAAGGTGAGCAACTGCTTCATCGTCTGCAGCTGGTACAGCTACGACATGATGTGAAAATGTCAGAGAACCCTCATACCCAACAGCAGGCTGTCACGATGGATGACAAAAAGGGCATGTTTGGGACTGAAACAGAGAATATACCTGGTGAAGAAGAGAGGGAAGAAGGCAGATTTGAAACTCTCAAGGACGTGGAAGAAAAGGTGAGCCTGatggaaaaggaaaataatgaGGACAAAGACATTCAAACAAAAGCAAGGACATCTTCATCCACAATTCCAGGAGAGTCAGAAGAAGACCAGATTATTGTCAGAATAGATCCGAGTGACTCTAATGACAATCAGAGTGATAGCTGGGATCCTGCAGATTTGTCTCCCAGTAACCCTCACGAAACTTCTAATGAAATTCCATTTCTGTCCACTGGACACCGATTTTCAGCAGCTGAAACCTCCATGGAGAGGCAGCTCCATGAGGCAGCCCAGGGGAagcagaagctgcagagagctgGGGGTATTTTCAATCTTGCAGAAAATCCAGATGTGCTGGAGATTCCCTTTAAGACAGATATCTCTCTTGAGTCACTTACTACCAAGGTAGGTACAAGCCAATGCAACGAGTGGCAATTCTCTGAACAGAAGATGCTCAAAGAGATAAGTCAGGATATTCAGAGAGAACTAGTGCTGGTCAATCAAGGTAAAATCCCAGGGGGGTACAGCAAAGGAGAGATCCGCcagttaaaagaaacaaaactgctgtttgaagccttccagcaggacaatccGGAGGGTCCAACAAGACACCGTAAATCCCCCACAACTCTGAGGAAAGGTCAGATTTACCCTTCAGTGCTAGAGCGCACACGTAGCCTTGAGATGTTTTCCCTCAAAACTTGTCCTGTTTCCAGAGCACATTCCCTCAGGCTGTACCAATCTGCAAACCTTGAGAAGGAAAAAAGTCCTGACAGCATCAGGTCAAAGAGCCCAACTGGGGGATCACGAGACAAAACTCGCTTATCCCCTTAcccaaaacaagacaaacacaTTCGCCTGTACAGAAGCATGGACTCTATAAGCAATGACGTCTCTACGTTAGCTGTGGAGGGTAAAGCAAAGGCAGCAAACGCAAACAAAGAGTCTTCAATCCTCAAGCAAAACCCATTCTTCAAGTTGCGTCCAGCTCTGGCTCTACAACCAGAGGTAGAGAAGGACATCCGAGAAGccaaagaaagagaagaggagCTGCGCAAACAGAGACGCACACTGTATGGAGAGAAGAGACAGAATAGTGAAGATGAACAAAAGTCACAAACACTCCCAGCAG ACATCAGGAAACAGTCACGGGGGAAACTGGAGCGGGTTTGGCCACCTCCTTCTAAAAAGGACCAGATAAAACTGGAGCAGATAGAG GAGCCAAAAGTTCACCGAGCAGGAGGACAGAAAGCTTCTCTCTGGCAACGCTGGGAGTCCGGCCTGATCAACGGGAAGCcgtcaaaagaaaagaagtga